TGCGCGGTTTTCGACGCCGCCTCGTTCACCCGTGCCGGGACATCCAGCTTGGCCGCGAGAGCGTCGACCGTCTCGGCCAGCTCCTCCCGCTGTTGTTCGATCGGCGGCGGATCGTCGGTCGGATTCTGGTCGGGATGTGTCTCACTCATCTACAGGTGCTCCTTCACAGTCGCCACGTCACGCTGGACACTCTCGACGGTTCGCTCCGGTGCCGGGGGCACAGCGGATTTGGCGCGCTTGGCGCCGATCGCCGCGGCGGCCCCGCCGATGACCAGCAGCACGACGCCGACGATCACCGCTGCCAGCCACGCCGGCACGGCGTTCGCCAGTCCGAGCACGGCCGCCGCGACCAGCGTGCCGAGCCCGAACAACACCAGCAGCGTGCCCGCGCCGGAAATCCCCGCACCCACCCCGATGCGGGTGCCCTTACCCTTCATCTCCGCGACGGCGTGCTGTAGTTCGGTCTTCACCAGGGTCGTCGTCTGCTGTTGCAGACGTTCGACGAGTTGCACGGTCGACAAGTCGTTCACAGACGGATCACTCACGCTCGTACCTCCTATCGGGACGCTCGTATGCGTTCCCGCGGCGGTCGAAGGCGAAACATCGTGTCCGCGCGATCAGCACTGACGAAATCGGATCTCCGATCAGCACCGACGAAATCGGATCTCCGATCCGGGCACCAGCTGCGCGGCCAGGTCCACCGCGCCCGCGGCGAGGACCGCCACCACGGGGTAGCCGCCGGTGACCGGGTGATCGGCGAGGAAGATCACCGGACGGCCGCTGGGCGGGACCTGGACCGACCCGTGGGCGATCCCCTCCGAACGGAGCTCGGCGGCGCCGGCGCGATGGGCGAGGAGCGGCTGCGCCGACCCCTCCGCGCGGTCGATCCGCACCCCGACCCGATTGCTGTCGGACCCGACCAGCCACGTTCCGACGAACAGATCGGACGGCGACTCGAGATGCCCGGCCCGCGGACCCTCGTGGCACTCCAGCGCGACGACAGGAGGGTGGTCGCGGTCTGCGGGGGCGGACAACGCGGTGGGCCAATCGCCCGCCGCATGGCCCACGGGCAGACGGTCGTCCGTGCCGAGAGGTGGCGGTCCGAGCCCGGACAGCGTATCGGTCGACCGGGAACCCAGTACGGGCTCGACGTCGATCCCACCCCGCACGGCGATGTAGTTGCGCAACCCCCAACCGGGGGTGTCGAGGGCCAGCTCGTCACCGGCGCGCAGCACCAGTGCCGCGGCGAGCCCCGCGGGGACCCCGTTGTGGCGCACCACGGTATCCGCCCCGGTGACCGCGACCAGGACGTCGGCGTCGACGCGTGCCCGGAACCCGCCCATCGTCGTCTCGACGACTGCCGCCCACTCCGCGTTGCCCACAAGGCGATTGGCCAGCGCGAGGGCCCCACGATCAGCACCGCCGGAACCGGGGACACCGAGATCGGCGTAGCCGGGTCGGCCGTGGTCCTGAACAGTCGCGAGGGGTCCCGTCGCGAGAACGGTCAGCGAGGTCATGTGTCGTCGCGTCCGGCGTCGACGAAGCGGACCACCCGGCCCGCAGCGAGCCGGGCGGGGGGATCGGCACCGGCATCCCACAGCCGAACATGGGTGCGGCCCAGCAACTGCCACCCGCCGGGACTCGACCTCGGGTACACCGCGCTGTACCCGGCGGCAATCGCGACCGACCCCTCCGGAACATTCGTGCGGGCCTCCCGGCGTCGGCCGACGGCGTCGAACGGATGCGCTGCCTCGTCGTCGGCGACGAGATACCCGAAACCCGGTGCGAAGCCCATGAACTGGACGCGCCATCGGGTGCGACAGTGCAGCCCGATCACCTCGTCGGTCGTCATCTCCAGTGCCGCAGCGACATCCGGGAGGTCGGCGCCGTCGTACGCGACCGGGATGACGATCTCGTCGGTGCTGTGGGTGTCGGGATCGGCCGCGCTCTTCCGACGCCGGAGCGCCCGGCGGACACCGAGTTCATCCAGCCCGCGGCCGGGACGGGCCTGGACCAGGACGGTGTGCGCGCTGGGCACGAGGTCGGTGACCTCGGGGAGTTCACCACCCCGGATCGCTTCGCGGAGCGCCGCGACCGCGCTGAGTACCGCGGCCGACGGTGAGTCGTCGGCCGAGAAGTCGAGGACCACCGCGTCGGGGCCCGCCGGCAGCTCGTGCATCCAACGAACTTACCCCGCGCGACACGGTGTCCCACCGATTGAACTCGGGCGGAGGGGCCTGCGTCCGGTGGCAGACTCAGAGAGGACGGGCGCGGGATGGCCGACGCGGAACGTGAGGAGAGACAGTGAGAGAGATCGTCGTCTGCGGTGAGGCGCTCGTCGATGTCGTACAGCAGGGCGGTGGCCGGCACGACGCGACCGCCGGCGGTCTCGCGCCGCTCCAGCCGGCACTGGGTGGCGGCCCGTTCAACGTCGCAATTACGCTGGGACGGTTGGGGAGTGCGGTCTCACTGCTGTCCGCGGTGTCCACCGACACCTATGGCGATGCGGTCCTCGACGCACTCCGGGCCGCCGGCGTGGGAACCGCGTTGGTCCAGCGTCGTGACGAGCCCACCTCGTTGGCCCTGGCGACCATCGCCGACGACGGTTCGGCGCACTACTCCTTCTATGTGGAGGGCACCGCGGATCGCGCGATCGGCGATCCCGGCGCACTGCCGCCGACGGTCGCGGCGGTGACCTTCGGAACCCTCTCGCTGGTCCTGGAACCCGGTGCCACGGTGTACGAGAACCTGATGCGCAGATGCCGGGCCGAGGGCCGAGTCGTGGTGTTGGACCCGAACATCCGGCCCGCGGTCATCGCCGACCCCGAGGCCTATCGACGGCGCTTCCGGAGCTGGATGTCGTCGGTGGACGTGGTCAAACTGTCCGACGAGGACGCGGCCTGGCTCAACAAGGGGTCCGCGGGGAGTTCGACGACAGACTGGCTGGCCGACGGCGTCGCCGCGGTGGTCACCACGGCGGGAGCCGCGGGCATCACCGTTCGCACCGCGGCCGGTGAGGTGACCGCACCGGCTCCGGCCGTCGATGTCGTCGACACGATCGGCGCCGGGGACAGCGTGCTCGGGGGCCTCGTCAACCACCTGGATCGGCGTGGTCGACTCACGCCCGGAGCAGTGCGTTCCCTGACCCTCCAGCAGTGGCGGGAAGCGGCTGAATTCGCAGCTCACGTGGCTGCGGTGACGGTCTCGAGGCCCGGCGCCGACCCTCCGTGGGCGGGCGAGCTGAGAAGCGACTAGGTTGTACCTGTGTGTCCTACCCGGTCACTGTAAAAATCTCTGATCTGAATAAGGGGTTCGTGTGTCTGCTGAAACAGTCCCAGCCGACCAGGCGTCCGACACGGCCTCAGCGACCTTCACCTACCCCGGTGGACAGCTGGAGCTCCCGATCCTGAAGGCCACCGAGGGCACCGACTCGGTCGCGCTCGGCAAATTCCTGGCCGAGACCAATCTGACCACCTTCGACGGTGGCTTCGTGAACACCGCGTCGACCAAGTCGGCCATCACCTACATCGACGGTGACGCCGGCATCCTGCGCTACCGCGGAATCCCGATCGACCAGCTGGCCGAGAAGTCGACCTTCATCGAGGTGAGCTACCTGCTCATCTACGGGGAGCTCCCGACTCCGTCGCAGCTCGAGGACTTCACCACCAAGATCCAGCGCCACACCCTCCTGCACGAGGATCTCAAGCGCTTCTTCGACGGATTCCCCCGCAACGCGCACCCGATGCCGGTGCTGTCGAGTGCGGTCAACGCGCTGTCGGCCTACTACCAGGACTCGCTCGATCCCAAGGACGACGAGCAGGTCGAGCTGTCGACGATCCGCCTCCTCGCGAAGCTGCCGACCATCGCGGCGTACGCGTACAAGAAGTCGGCGGGACAGCCGTTCCTGTATCCCGACAACTCGCTGAGCCTCGTCGAGAACTTCCTGCGGATGACCTTCGGCTTCCCCGCGGAGCCCTACGAGGTCAACCCCGAGGTCGCCAAGGCCCTCGACATGCTGTTCATCCTGCATGCCGATCACGAGCAGAACTGTTCCACCTCGACCGTCCGCCTGGTGGGCTCGTCGCAGGCCAACCTGTTCACGTCGATCTCCGGCGGCATCAACGCGCTCTGGGGCCCGCTGCACGGCGGCGCCAACCAGGCCGTGCTCGAGATGCTCGACGACATCCGGGCCGACGGTGGCGACACCAAGGACTTCATGAAGCGGGTGAAGAACAAGGAGGCCGGCGTCAAGCTGATGGGCTTCGGTCACCGCGTCTACAAGAACTACGACCCGCGCGCCGCCATCGTGAAGAAGACCGCCGACACGATCCTGGAATCGCTTGGCGTGCAGGACGACCTGCTCGACATCGCCAAGGGTCTCGAAGAGGTCGCCCTCAACGACGACTACTTCATCGAGCGCAAGCTGTACCCGAACGTGGATTTCTACACCGGTGTCATCTACCGTGCGATGGGCTTCCCGACGCGCATGTTCACCGTGCTGTTCGCGCTGGGACGCCTGCCGGGATGGATCGCGCACTGGCGCGAGATGCACGAGGACCCGACCACCAAGATCGGCCGTCCGCGTCAGCTCTACACCGGCTACACCGAACGCGACTACGTGCAGATGGGCGATCGCTGAGCGACCGTTCCGACGCACCGCCTGACCGCCGAACACCCGACTCAAAGGAGAGTCCAGTGACCAGCACCGAGAAGCCAGTGGTCGAGTTCCAGGCGGGACCCCCGCCGACCGACCTCACCATCTCCGACCTCATCGTCGGCGAGGGCGAGGAAGCCGCTCGCGGCGGCATCGTCGACGTCCACTACGTCGGGGTCGACTACGAGACGGGCGAAGAGTTCGATTCGTCGTGGGATCGCGGCCAGTCGGCCAACTTCCCGCTGGACCGGTTGATCCCGGGCTGGCAGGAAGGCATCCCCGGGATGAAGGTCGGCGGACGCCGCCAGCTGACGGTTCCGCCCGAGCTGGCCTACGGCTCGGCCGGTGCCGGACACCGTCTCTCGGGACGGACCCTCGTGTTCGTCATCGACCTGCTCGGAGTGGGCTGACGTCCGCCACCGAACTGGTCTGGCTCAGGCGCGATCTACGCCTGAGTGACCTCCCGCCGCTCGCCGCGGCCGCCTCGAGGACCGATTCGTCGGTCCTCGTGTGCTTCGTGGTGGACCCGCGGCTGGAGAAGTCCGCGGGCGAGCGGCGGCTCGCGTTCCTGTTCGACTCCCTGCGGGAACTGGACGACAAGCTCGACGGCAAGCTGCTCGTCGTGCGGGGCCGACCCGAGGTCGAGATCCCGAAGCTGGCCCGGGCGGTCGACGCCGAACGGGTGCACATCTCCGAGGACTTCGCCCCGTTCGGCCGCCGACGCGACGAGGCCGTCGCCGACGCGCTCGGCGACATCGAGCTCGTGGCCACCGGGTCGCCGTACCTCGTCTCACCCGGTCGTGTCACCAAAGACGACGGCGAGCCGTACAAGGTCTTCACCCCGTACTTCAAGCGGTGGCGTGACCACGGCTGGCGTGCGCCCGCCGACTCGTCGGTGCCTGCGAAGAAGATCGTCGATCCGTCCGAGCTGACGAAGACCGGGCGCATCAAGATACCGAAGTCGCCGACCGGGTTGTCGTTGCCCGCCGGTGAGGACGCGGCGCTCGAGCGGTGGGCCGAGTACGTCGACGACGGTCTCGCCGACTACGACTCCGGCCGCAACGATCCCGCGGGTGACAGCACCAGCCGGATGTCGGCGTATCTCAAGTACGGCAACATCCATCCCCGCACGATGGTCGCCGATCTCGGCAAGGGTAAGGGGCCGCAAGCGTATCTACGCGAACTCGCCTTCCGCGACTTCTACGCCGACGTGCTGTTCCACTGGCCACATAGCTTGTGGCACAACTGGAATCGACAGTTCGACGGCATCGACCTCGACACCGACAAGAAGGCCTACGAGCGTTTCGACGCATGGAAGGCAGGGCGTACCGGTTTTCCGCTCGTCGACGCCGGGATGCGTCAGCTCGCGGAGACCGGGTACATGCACAATCGGGTGCGCATGGTGACCGCGTCCTTCCTCGTCAAGGACCTGCACCTGCCGTGGTGGTGGGGAGCGGAATGGTTCCTCGAGCAGCTCATCGACGGTGACATGGCGTCGAACAACCACGGCTGGCAGTGGGCCGCCGGTACGGGAACCGATGCGGCGCCGTACTTCCGGGTGTTCAACCCCGAGGCGCAGGCCAAGAAGTTCGATCCCGACGGCGAGTACGTCCGACGCTGGGTCGGTGACGTCGACGCCGACGACTATCCCGAGCCGATGGTCGATCACAAGGCCGAGCGCGAGGAAGCGCTCCGGCGTTTCGGCCAGATCTAGCTGATCTCAGAGGACGAGTCCGTCAGAATGGTGGCGGGTTCTCGAGGAAGTCGCGACGGTCGGCTTCGAGTTCGGCCTCGCGTCGTTTCTTGTTTCGGGCGCGTTCTTGTCGCCGGCGGGCCAGTTTGGCGTCCAGTCGGCTGTGTGTGCGCTCTGGGTTGTCGGTGGTGATCACCCGCGGGGTGGGTGGGGCTTGGGCGGCTTGGTCGAACCGGATCCGCCGCAGGTTGGGGAAGGTGTCTTCCAGCGTTTCGGCATCCCCGGGCAGGGTGACCCCTTCGGGGGTCTCGTAGTCGGTGACCAGGCGTCCGTCGTCGTCGCGGTACTGCACATCGACCCAGTCCCCGTGGGTTTTCAACAGGTGACCGGGGCGGCATTTGGCGTTGAGGTTCTCACTCGACGTCGCCCCACCGCGGGCGGGGTCGGTGTGGTCGTATTTGGTGACGTGGTCGAGATCGCACGCGAACGCTGAACGGGTGCAGCCGGGTTCGGTGCAGTATCCGTCCCGCACGCGTACGAAGTCGGCGCACGACGTGGTCGGCCGGTACCCGTTGCCGGGGTGCGTAGCCGGATACACCACCGCGACACTCGCGGTGGTCTCGACGGGTCGATCGGGTTCGGCTGCGTCCGTCTCGTTTTCGCCGTGTGCGCCGGTCGTGTCATCGTCGGCGCGGGTGTCCTCGGTTGGTGCCGGGCGCTGGGCGCTCCGCCGCTGGTCATCGTCATTGTTGCTGCCGGTCACGTAGGTGGGTTGGGTGCGGGCGGGGGTGACCGGGGACAGCGTGGCGTCGGGGCGGGCGGCGAGGTCACGGACATGCTCATCGCTGATGATGCCGTGCTCGTCGAGGAACCCCACCCCGGGCGCCCCGGCCAGGGTGGCGGCATCGGTCACCACATGAATCACGACCTCGGCGCGGATCGCGTCGAGCACACTCTGCGGATCCGGGATGTCGGCGGTGCACGGCTGTTCGTTGTCGCATTGGCACTCGAATGGCGTGCGGGTCAGCAGGGCGAACATCGCATCGGATCGTCGTATCCCCTGGGTGCGGCCGTCTCGCTTACAGACTGAATCACCCTAGGTTTTGTGCCGCCTCCAATGTGGGCTGGTCCTCGGGGCCGAGGCCAGCGTAGTGAAGCGTTTCGAGCTCGGTCGGGGGGATCTGGCCGATACTCGAGTGCAGCCTGCTGTTGTTGTACCAGTCGACCCAACCAGCGGTCGCGAACTCGACGTCGGAGACTGTCTTGTACGGACCGGAGTGGAAGATCGTGGTCCGGATGCACTCGGTCTTGTACAAGCCGTTCACCGACTCGGCCAGCGCGTTGTCGTAGGCGTCCCCGACCGTTCCGATCGACGCGGCGATGTCTTCGAGTCGCAGACGTTCAGTCAGTGTAACCGATGTGTACTGACTTCCCGCATCCGAATGATGAATCAGCTCAGCAGCTTTCACCGGATGCCCTTCCCGCTTGCGCTGCCACAGCGCCATCCGAAGCGGGACCGTCACCAGCTCGACTGTCTTCGATGTCGATGCGTGCCACGCCACGATTCGACGGGAGAACACGTCGATGATGAACACCACGTACACCCACCCAGCCCAGGTCCGGCAGTAGGTGAAATCGGTCACCCA
The genomic region above belongs to Gordonia hongkongensis and contains:
- a CDS encoding DUF3618 domain-containing protein; the encoded protein is MSETHPDQNPTDDPPPIEQQREELAETVDALAAKLDVPARVNEAASKTAHTAQVKAQENQTVLIGAAVAAVVALGAFIVIRRRRR
- a CDS encoding phage holin family protein, yielding MSDPSVNDLSTVQLVERLQQQTTTLVKTELQHAVAEMKGKGTRIGVGAGISGAGTLLVLFGLGTLVAAAVLGLANAVPAWLAAVIVGVVLLVIGGAAAAIGAKRAKSAVPPAPERTVESVQRDVATVKEHL
- a CDS encoding biotin-dependent carboxyltransferase family protein produces the protein MTSLTVLATGPLATVQDHGRPGYADLGVPGSGGADRGALALANRLVGNAEWAAVVETTMGGFRARVDADVLVAVTGADTVVRHNGVPAGLAAALVLRAGDELALDTPGWGLRNYIAVRGGIDVEPVLGSRSTDTLSGLGPPPLGTDDRLPVGHAAGDWPTALSAPADRDHPPVVALECHEGPRAGHLESPSDLFVGTWLVGSDSNRVGVRIDRAEGSAQPLLAHRAGAAELRSEGIAHGSVQVPPSGRPVIFLADHPVTGGYPVVAVLAAGAVDLAAQLVPGSEIRFRRC
- a CDS encoding 5-oxoprolinase subunit B family protein, with the protein product MHELPAGPDAVVLDFSADDSPSAAVLSAVAALREAIRGGELPEVTDLVPSAHTVLVQARPGRGLDELGVRRALRRRKSAADPDTHSTDEIVIPVAYDGADLPDVAAALEMTTDEVIGLHCRTRWRVQFMGFAPGFGYLVADDEAAHPFDAVGRRREARTNVPEGSVAIAAGYSAVYPRSSPGGWQLLGRTHVRLWDAGADPPARLAAGRVVRFVDAGRDDT
- a CDS encoding carbohydrate kinase family protein, which produces MREIVVCGEALVDVVQQGGGRHDATAGGLAPLQPALGGGPFNVAITLGRLGSAVSLLSAVSTDTYGDAVLDALRAAGVGTALVQRRDEPTSLALATIADDGSAHYSFYVEGTADRAIGDPGALPPTVAAVTFGTLSLVLEPGATVYENLMRRCRAEGRVVVLDPNIRPAVIADPEAYRRRFRSWMSSVDVVKLSDEDAAWLNKGSAGSSTTDWLADGVAAVVTTAGAAGITVRTAAGEVTAPAPAVDVVDTIGAGDSVLGGLVNHLDRRGRLTPGAVRSLTLQQWREAAEFAAHVAAVTVSRPGADPPWAGELRSD
- a CDS encoding citrate synthase, which gives rise to MSAETVPADQASDTASATFTYPGGQLELPILKATEGTDSVALGKFLAETNLTTFDGGFVNTASTKSAITYIDGDAGILRYRGIPIDQLAEKSTFIEVSYLLIYGELPTPSQLEDFTTKIQRHTLLHEDLKRFFDGFPRNAHPMPVLSSAVNALSAYYQDSLDPKDDEQVELSTIRLLAKLPTIAAYAYKKSAGQPFLYPDNSLSLVENFLRMTFGFPAEPYEVNPEVAKALDMLFILHADHEQNCSTSTVRLVGSSQANLFTSISGGINALWGPLHGGANQAVLEMLDDIRADGGDTKDFMKRVKNKEAGVKLMGFGHRVYKNYDPRAAIVKKTADTILESLGVQDDLLDIAKGLEEVALNDDYFIERKLYPNVDFYTGVIYRAMGFPTRMFTVLFALGRLPGWIAHWREMHEDPTTKIGRPRQLYTGYTERDYVQMGDR
- a CDS encoding FKBP-type peptidyl-prolyl cis-trans isomerase; the protein is MTSTEKPVVEFQAGPPPTDLTISDLIVGEGEEAARGGIVDVHYVGVDYETGEEFDSSWDRGQSANFPLDRLIPGWQEGIPGMKVGGRRQLTVPPELAYGSAGAGHRLSGRTLVFVIDLLGVG
- a CDS encoding cryptochrome/photolyase family protein, translating into MVWLRRDLRLSDLPPLAAAASRTDSSVLVCFVVDPRLEKSAGERRLAFLFDSLRELDDKLDGKLLVVRGRPEVEIPKLARAVDAERVHISEDFAPFGRRRDEAVADALGDIELVATGSPYLVSPGRVTKDDGEPYKVFTPYFKRWRDHGWRAPADSSVPAKKIVDPSELTKTGRIKIPKSPTGLSLPAGEDAALERWAEYVDDGLADYDSGRNDPAGDSTSRMSAYLKYGNIHPRTMVADLGKGKGPQAYLRELAFRDFYADVLFHWPHSLWHNWNRQFDGIDLDTDKKAYERFDAWKAGRTGFPLVDAGMRQLAETGYMHNRVRMVTASFLVKDLHLPWWWGAEWFLEQLIDGDMASNNHGWQWAAGTGTDAAPYFRVFNPEAQAKKFDPDGEYVRRWVGDVDADDYPEPMVDHKAEREEALRRFGQI